A stretch of Oncorhynchus mykiss isolate Arlee chromosome 26, USDA_OmykA_1.1, whole genome shotgun sequence DNA encodes these proteins:
- the LOC110506314 gene encoding protein kinase C and casein kinase II substrate protein 3 isoform X2: protein MSSNGDLRDVGSCESFWEPGHYKRTVKRIDDGHKLCNELVSCFAERAKIEKGYSQQLSDWAKKWRGVVEKGPQYGTLEKAWHAFMNAADRLSEIHMELKEHLAVEDSDKVRNWQKDAFHKQMIGGFRETKEAEEGFRKAQKPWVRKLKDVESSKKSYQQARKEEKTALTRESHAKADPTKSQEEVRKFTDRVEKCNQEAEKAKERYEKALEELNRCNPRYMEDMEQVFEITQEAEKNRLCFFKEVLLDIHKHLDLSSKDGFKVLYRDLGQTITAANDSEDLRWWRNTHGPGMSMNWPQFEEWSPESNRSISNQKGRNSRAEDVVTLTNIVPSSEEAPQTPQETTRGVKDYSSDWSDEDIPKKVIAANGLEKEEEKVEGVRVRALYDYTGQEADELSFKAGEELMKMGEEDEQGWCKGQLANGDVGLYPANYVQVVTS from the exons ATGTCTTCCAATGGAGACCTGCGAGACGTCGGGAGCTGCGAAAGCTTCTGGGAG CCGGGGCACTACAAGAGGACGGTGAAGCGTATCGACGATGGACACAAGCTGTGCAACGAGCTCGTCAGCTGCTTCGCGGAGAGGGCCAAGATTGAGAAGGGCTATTCCCAGCAGCTGAGTGACTGGGCCAAGAAGTGGAGGGGCGTGGTGGAGAAAG GGCCTCAGTATGGCACCCTGGAGAAGGCGTGGCATGCCTTCATGAATGCTGCTGATAGGCTGAGTGAGATCCACATGGAGCTGAAGGAGCACCTGGCTGTGGAGGACAGCGACAAGGTCCGTAACTGGCAGAAAGATGCCTTCCACAAGCAGATGATCGGAGGGTTCCGGGAGACAAAGGAGGCAGAGGAAGGTTTCCGCAAGGCACAAAAACCCTGGGTTCGGAAACTGAAAGAC GTGGAGTCGTCTAAGAAGAGTTACCAGCAGGCCCGTAAAGAGGAGAAGACTGCTTTGACTCGCGAGTCCCATGCCAAGGCGGACCCCACCAAGTCGCAGGAAGAGGTCCGCAAATTTACAGATCGTGTTGAGAAATGCAACCAGGAAGCAGAGAAG GCGAAGGAGCGCTACGAGAAGGCTTTGGAGGAGCTGAACCGCTGCAACCCGCGCTACATGGAGGACATGGAGCAGGTGTTTGAGATCACCCAGGAGGCCGAGAAGAACAGGCTGTGCTTCTTCAAGGAGGTCCTGCTGGACATTCACAAACATTTGGACCTCTCCAGCAAGGATGG ATTCAAGGTCCTGTACCGTGACCTGGGCCAGACCATCACTGCAGCCAATGACAGCGAAGATCTGAGGTGGTGGAGAAACACCCATGGACCTGGCATGAGCATGAACTGGCCACAGTTTGAG GAATGGTCTCCTGAGTCAAACCGCTCCATCTCCAACCAGAAGGGGAGGAACAGCCGGGCGGAGGATGTGGTCACCCTGACCAACATTGTCCCTTCAAGCGAGGAGGCACCCCAGACCCCTCAGGAGACCACCAG AGGGGTGAAAGACTACTCATCAGACTGGTCTGACGAAGACATCCCCAAAAAGGTCATCGCCGCTAATGGGttagagaaggaagaggagaaggtaGAAGGTGTACGAGTTAGAGCGTTGTATGATTACACTGGGCAGGAGGCGGATGAGCTGAGCTTTAAAGCAG GTGAAGAGCTAATGAAGATGGGCGAGGAGGACGAGCAGGGCTGGTGCAAAGGGCAGCTGGCCAACGGAGATGTGGGCCTTTACCCTGCTAACTACGTCCAGGTCGTCACATCCTGA
- the LOC110506314 gene encoding protein kinase C and casein kinase II substrate protein 3 isoform X1, translated as MGDYLMIAAIILCCKGDPEMSSNGDLRDVGSCESFWEPGHYKRTVKRIDDGHKLCNELVSCFAERAKIEKGYSQQLSDWAKKWRGVVEKGPQYGTLEKAWHAFMNAADRLSEIHMELKEHLAVEDSDKVRNWQKDAFHKQMIGGFRETKEAEEGFRKAQKPWVRKLKDVESSKKSYQQARKEEKTALTRESHAKADPTKSQEEVRKFTDRVEKCNQEAEKAKERYEKALEELNRCNPRYMEDMEQVFEITQEAEKNRLCFFKEVLLDIHKHLDLSSKDGFKVLYRDLGQTITAANDSEDLRWWRNTHGPGMSMNWPQFEEWSPESNRSISNQKGRNSRAEDVVTLTNIVPSSEEAPQTPQETTRGVKDYSSDWSDEDIPKKVIAANGLEKEEEKVEGVRVRALYDYTGQEADELSFKAGEELMKMGEEDEQGWCKGQLANGDVGLYPANYVQVVTS; from the exons ATAGCCGCCATCATTCTGTGCTGTAAAGGCGACCCCGAGATGTCTTCCAATGGAGACCTGCGAGACGTCGGGAGCTGCGAAAGCTTCTGGGAG CCGGGGCACTACAAGAGGACGGTGAAGCGTATCGACGATGGACACAAGCTGTGCAACGAGCTCGTCAGCTGCTTCGCGGAGAGGGCCAAGATTGAGAAGGGCTATTCCCAGCAGCTGAGTGACTGGGCCAAGAAGTGGAGGGGCGTGGTGGAGAAAG GGCCTCAGTATGGCACCCTGGAGAAGGCGTGGCATGCCTTCATGAATGCTGCTGATAGGCTGAGTGAGATCCACATGGAGCTGAAGGAGCACCTGGCTGTGGAGGACAGCGACAAGGTCCGTAACTGGCAGAAAGATGCCTTCCACAAGCAGATGATCGGAGGGTTCCGGGAGACAAAGGAGGCAGAGGAAGGTTTCCGCAAGGCACAAAAACCCTGGGTTCGGAAACTGAAAGAC GTGGAGTCGTCTAAGAAGAGTTACCAGCAGGCCCGTAAAGAGGAGAAGACTGCTTTGACTCGCGAGTCCCATGCCAAGGCGGACCCCACCAAGTCGCAGGAAGAGGTCCGCAAATTTACAGATCGTGTTGAGAAATGCAACCAGGAAGCAGAGAAG GCGAAGGAGCGCTACGAGAAGGCTTTGGAGGAGCTGAACCGCTGCAACCCGCGCTACATGGAGGACATGGAGCAGGTGTTTGAGATCACCCAGGAGGCCGAGAAGAACAGGCTGTGCTTCTTCAAGGAGGTCCTGCTGGACATTCACAAACATTTGGACCTCTCCAGCAAGGATGG ATTCAAGGTCCTGTACCGTGACCTGGGCCAGACCATCACTGCAGCCAATGACAGCGAAGATCTGAGGTGGTGGAGAAACACCCATGGACCTGGCATGAGCATGAACTGGCCACAGTTTGAG GAATGGTCTCCTGAGTCAAACCGCTCCATCTCCAACCAGAAGGGGAGGAACAGCCGGGCGGAGGATGTGGTCACCCTGACCAACATTGTCCCTTCAAGCGAGGAGGCACCCCAGACCCCTCAGGAGACCACCAG AGGGGTGAAAGACTACTCATCAGACTGGTCTGACGAAGACATCCCCAAAAAGGTCATCGCCGCTAATGGGttagagaaggaagaggagaaggtaGAAGGTGTACGAGTTAGAGCGTTGTATGATTACACTGGGCAGGAGGCGGATGAGCTGAGCTTTAAAGCAG GTGAAGAGCTAATGAAGATGGGCGAGGAGGACGAGCAGGGCTGGTGCAAAGGGCAGCTGGCCAACGGAGATGTGGGCCTTTACCCTGCTAACTACGTCCAGGTCGTCACATCCTGA